GGGGTCGACGTCGTAAACCTCGGCCTGATCTACGGAGTGGAGATCGAGGGTTCGCGCGTCAACGTCCGGATGACGCTGACCTCGATGGGCTGTCCGATGACCGACCTCATGGCCTTTCAGGCCAAGGAAGCGGTGGGGACGGTCCCGGGGGTCGAGGAGGTAAACGTGGACTTCACGTTCG
The sequence above is a segment of the Actinomycetota bacterium genome. Coding sequences within it:
- a CDS encoding metal-sulfur cluster assembly factor, with protein sequence MTTKTIDEQACWEALTAVLDPEIGVDVVNLGLIYGVEIEGSRVNVRMTLTSMGCPMTDLMAFQAKEAVGTVPGVEEVNVDFTFDPPWSPDRMTEEGREMLQAMGFW